One window of the Diospyros lotus cultivar Yz01 chromosome 12, ASM1463336v1, whole genome shotgun sequence genome contains the following:
- the LOC127786781 gene encoding cytochrome b5 isoform X1 has product MGADGKVYTLAEVSAHDNAKDCWLVIGGKVYDVTKFLDDHPGGDEVLLSATGKDATDDFEDVGHSSSARAMLDEYYVGDIDLSTIPTKTNYTPPKQPHYNQDKTSEFIVKLLQFLVPLLILAVAVGIRLYTKSD; this is encoded by the exons ATGGGTGCCGATGGCAAGGTCTATACTCTGGCCGAGGTCTCCGCTCACGACAACGCCAAGGACTGTTGGCTCGTCATCGGTGGCAAG GTATATGACGTGACGAAGTTTTTGGACGACCATCCTGGTGGTGATGAGGTTTTGTTGTCTGCAACAG GGAAGGATGCAACAGATGATTTTGAGGATGTGGGTCACAGTAGCAGTGCAAGGGCAATGCTGGATGAATATTATGTGGGGGACATTGATTTGTCAACCATTCCGACAAAGACCAATTACACTCCTCCCAAGCAGCCTCACTACAACCAGGACAAGACCTCAGAATTCATAGTAAAGCTACTGCAGTTCTTAGTTCCCCTTCTCATCTTGGCCGTGGCTGTGGGTATCCGTCTCTATACCAAATCAGATTAA
- the LOC127786781 gene encoding cytochrome b5 isoform X2, whose product MKHESKVYDVTKFLDDHPGGDEVLLSATGKDATDDFEDVGHSSSARAMLDEYYVGDIDLSTIPTKTNYTPPKQPHYNQDKTSEFIVKLLQFLVPLLILAVAVGIRLYTKSD is encoded by the exons ATGAAACACGAATCCAAG GTATATGACGTGACGAAGTTTTTGGACGACCATCCTGGTGGTGATGAGGTTTTGTTGTCTGCAACAG GGAAGGATGCAACAGATGATTTTGAGGATGTGGGTCACAGTAGCAGTGCAAGGGCAATGCTGGATGAATATTATGTGGGGGACATTGATTTGTCAACCATTCCGACAAAGACCAATTACACTCCTCCCAAGCAGCCTCACTACAACCAGGACAAGACCTCAGAATTCATAGTAAAGCTACTGCAGTTCTTAGTTCCCCTTCTCATCTTGGCCGTGGCTGTGGGTATCCGTCTCTATACCAAATCAGATTAA
- the LOC127786780 gene encoding BTB/POZ domain-containing protein At5g48800 codes for MAKEFYQQQHLQLGCCLLARFPSSPLNPTILSRVFICLSTFSMDRQLPLAKCSQQRCDEWIFRDVPSDITIVVSGGAFALHKFPLVSRSGRIRKLIAERRDSDTSRIELPSLQGGAESFELAAKFCYGVNFEITAANVAQLCCVSDYLEMTEEFSKNNLSSRAEEYLDSIVCKNLEMCVEVLQQCEDLLPLADELKIVSRCIDSIASKACVEQIASSFSRLEYSSSGRLHMSRQAKPEGDWWVEDLSVLRIDLYQRVIKAMKCRGVRAESIGASLMNYAEKELTRKSSLGNPSGQPKADVLAGSNGHERLVVETIVGLLPLEKLAIPISFLFGLLRSAVLLDCTVASRLDLERRIGSQLDMATLDDLLIPSFRHAGDTLFDVDTVHRILINFSQQDDSEEDDMEDGSLFESDSPHSPSQSALYKVSKLVDNYLAEIAPDANLKLNRLIAIADALPAHARTVHDGLYRAIDIYLKAHYGLSDADKKRLCKLLDFQKLSQEAGAHAAQNERLPLQSMVQVLYFEQLRLRNALTCSYPDEDRKPMHQSWRISSGALSASMSPRDNYASLRRENRELKLELARLRMRLNDLEKEHVCMKRDMEKSSSHKFISSFSRKISKLNFFGHSSSRESTSPSKHSQRTDSKMIERR; via the exons ATGGCCAAAGAATTCTACCAGCAGCAACATCTCCAACTGGGTTGCTGTCTCCTTGCTCGTTTTCCCTCCTCTCCTCTCAATCCCACCATTCTCTCTAGAGTTTTCATTTGCCTTTCTACTTTCTCAATGGACAGGCAGTTGCCACTGGCAAAGTGTTCGCAGCAGCGATGCGACGAATG GATATTTCGGGATGTTCCCAGTGACATCACAATAGTAGTGAGCGGTGGAGCATTTGCCTTGCACAAA TTCCCCCTCGTCTCCCGGAGTGGGCGAATCAGGAAGTTGATTGCAGAGCGCAGAGACTCAGATACTTCGAGGATCGAGCTTCCCAGCCTGCAAGGAGGCGCCGAGTCCTTTGAGCTAGCTGCCAAATTCTGCTATGGTGTCAACTTTGAAATCACTGCTGCAAATGTTGCTCAACTGTGCTGTGTGTCCGATTACCTTGAGATGACCGAGGAGTTTTCCAAGAATAATCTCAGTTCCCGGGCTGAAGAATATCTCGACAGTATTGTTTGCAAGAACCTTGAAATGTGCGTCGAGGTGTTGCAGCAATGTGAAGACCTACTTCCTCTTGCTGATGAGCTGAAAATAGTTAGCCGATGCATTGATTCAATTGCTTCCAAAGCTTGCGTAGAGCAAATCGCTTCAAGCTTTTCGCGTCTAGAGTATAGCAGCTCGGGGAGGCTTCACATGAGTCGCCAGGCCAAACCCGAGGGTGACTGGTGGGTAGAAGATCTTTCTGTTCTCCGGATTGATCTGTATCAAAGAGTGATAAAGGCCATGAAGTGTCGTGGAGTTCGGGCTGAGAGCATAGGGGCATCACTCATGAACTATGCCGAGAAAGAGCTGACCAGAAAGTCCAGCTTAGGGAATCCATCTGGCCAACCAAAAGCCGATGTGCTTGCTGGCTCAAATGGGCATGAAAGACTTGTAGTCGAGACGATTGTCGGCCTGCTGCCCCTTGAGAAGCTTGCTATTCCCATCAGTTTCCTGTTCGGGCTCTTGCGAAGCGCCGTGTTGCTCGACTGCACAGTTGCTTCTAGGCTTGATCTCGAAAGGCGGATTGGATCCCAGTTGGATATGGCCACTCTTGATGATCTCTTGATCCCCTCCTTCCGCCATGCCGGTGACACTTTGTTTGATGTTGACACGGTCCACAGAATCTTGATTAATTTCTCTCAGCAAGATGACAGTGAAGAAGATGATATGGAAGATGGCTCGCTCTTTGAATCTGACAGTCCCCATTCACCCTCCCAATCTGCATTGTACAAAGTCTCGAAATTAGTGGACAATTACCTTGCTGAAATTGCACCCGATGCGAACCTCAAGCTCAACAGGCTCATAGCAATCGCAGACGCCTTGCCAGCGCACGCGCGCACAGTTCATGACGGGTTGTATCGAGCAATCGATATTTACCTCAAA GCTCATTACGGTTTATCAGATGCAGACAAGAAAAGGCTCTGCAAGCTGCTCGACTTTCAGAAGCTCTCCCAGGAAGCTGGTGCGCATGCTGCGCAAAACGAGCGCCTTCCTCTCCAATCAATGGTCCAGGTTCTTTACTTCGAGCAGTTGAGGCTCCGGAATGCGTTGACTTGCTCTTACCCTGACGAGGACCGCAAGCCAATGCACCAGTCGTGGCGGATCAGCAGCGGGGCACTCAGTGCTTCGATGTCTCCCCGCGACAACTACGCTTCTCTGAGGCGCGAAAACCGAGAGCTGAAGCTCGAGCTTGCCCGGTTAAGGATGAGGCTAAATGATCTAGAGAAAGAACATGTCTGTATGAAGAGGGATATGGAGAAGTCGAGTTCTCACAAGTTCATCAGCTCTTTCTCAAGGAAGATTAGCAAGCTCAACTTCTTTGGTCATAGTTCTTCTAGGGAATCAACCTCACCCTCAAAGCATTCACAAAGAACAGATTCGAAGATGAttgaaagaagatga